A window of the Egibacter rhizosphaerae genome harbors these coding sequences:
- a CDS encoding pseudouridine-5'-phosphate glycosidase — protein MNDIVRGAAVSDEVGTALADGQPVVALESTLLVHGLPRPDNERIAHELADEVRAGGAVPATIAVLGGTLRVGLTDSELAHLARSEAVKASVRELPLAVAGGMDAATTVGSTAHVAARAGIDAFATGGLGGVHREARDTWDESGDLVALSRAGTVVVCAGVKSILDVGATLERLETFGVPVVGYRTHSFPGFYLTDSGHELDWRLDTPDAIARARQTQALLDLGSRALVVAQPLPQDEQVDPVLHDQVLADALAELRDRGVHGKDVTPFLLERFHEATGGESLRANVAIVRRNARLAGEIAAAASALARG, from the coding sequence GTGAACGACATCGTGCGCGGAGCGGCGGTGAGCGACGAGGTCGGTACCGCGCTCGCGGACGGCCAGCCGGTGGTCGCACTCGAGAGCACGCTTCTGGTCCACGGCCTGCCGCGTCCCGACAACGAGCGGATCGCCCACGAGTTGGCCGACGAGGTCCGAGCGGGCGGTGCGGTCCCGGCGACGATCGCGGTCCTCGGGGGGACGCTGCGCGTCGGCCTGACCGACAGCGAACTCGCCCACCTGGCTCGCTCCGAGGCGGTCAAGGCGTCGGTGCGGGAGCTGCCGCTCGCCGTCGCGGGCGGGATGGATGCGGCCACCACCGTCGGCAGCACCGCCCACGTCGCCGCGCGCGCGGGCATCGACGCCTTCGCCACGGGAGGGCTCGGCGGAGTCCATCGGGAGGCGAGGGACACCTGGGACGAGTCCGGCGACCTCGTCGCCCTCTCGCGCGCGGGCACCGTGGTCGTCTGCGCGGGGGTGAAGTCGATCCTCGACGTCGGAGCCACGCTCGAGCGACTGGAGACCTTCGGCGTGCCGGTCGTCGGCTATCGCACCCATTCCTTCCCCGGCTTCTACCTCACCGACTCCGGCCACGAGCTCGACTGGCGGCTGGACACGCCGGACGCGATCGCGCGGGCGCGGCAGACGCAGGCCCTGCTCGACCTCGGCAGCCGCGCGCTGGTCGTCGCGCAGCCCTTGCCGCAGGACGAGCAGGTCGACCCCGTGCTGCACGATCAGGTCCTCGCGGACGCGCTCGCCGAGCTGCGTGATCGCGGAGTCCACGGCAAGGACGTCACGCCGTTCCTGCTCGAGCGGTTCCACGAGGCCACGGGCGGCGAGAGCCTGCGAGCGAACGTCGCGATCGTGCGGCGGAATGCCCGCCTGGCCGGGGAGATCGCCGCCGCGGCGAGTGCCCTGGCGCGCGGCTGA
- the ilvN gene encoding acetolactate synthase small subunit, with the protein MSKVTLSVLVENKPGVLSRVSGLFSRRGFNIESLAVGPTEVDEVSRMTIVVDAASQSLEQVTKQLNKLVNVLKIVELEPDDAVTRELWLIKVACEGDKRGEVKELAEVFRARIVDVDIDAITLEATGATDKLEALVRMLTPYGIRELVRSGMIAVGRGSKSITEGRALRLERSA; encoded by the coding sequence GTGTCGAAGGTCACGCTCTCGGTCCTGGTCGAGAACAAGCCCGGAGTGCTCTCGCGCGTCTCCGGCCTGTTCAGCCGACGCGGGTTCAACATCGAGTCGCTCGCGGTCGGCCCGACCGAGGTCGACGAGGTGAGCCGCATGACGATCGTTGTCGACGCGGCCAGCCAGTCGCTCGAGCAGGTCACCAAGCAGCTCAACAAGCTGGTGAACGTCCTCAAGATCGTCGAGCTCGAACCCGACGACGCGGTGACCCGGGAACTCTGGCTCATCAAGGTGGCGTGCGAGGGGGACAAGCGCGGCGAGGTCAAGGAGCTCGCCGAGGTGTTCCGCGCCCGGATCGTCGACGTCGACATCGACGCGATCACGCTCGAAGCGACGGGGGCGACCGACAAGCTCGAAGCGCTGGTGCGCATGCTCACCCCGTACGGCATCCGCGAGTTGGTGCGCAGCGGCATGATCGCCGTCGGGCGGGGATCCAAGAGCATCACCGAAGGGCGTGCACTGCGCCTCGAGCGCAGCGCCTAG
- a CDS encoding phytoene/squalene synthase family protein: MSSGRPSMDVVSTRRGVGPPPEVRLRPGAGAGTDAAGGYVHPPPSVALVERALARRGSGVGERVDLATSYAMCRQLNAAHGRTYFFATRFLAPAQRPHVHALYGFARYADDLVDHLQLSWTPEERRVALERWGETVLADLDAGDSHDPILKAVVHTVRTLGIERDELRAFLHSMAMDLTVTRYPTYADLAEYMHGSAAVIGSMMLPILGQPPSHYPHPRVRARAMDLGVAFQLTNFLRDVAEDWERGRIYLPLEDLDRFGVDEETLSQRRTTPDLQRLVAFEAARTRELYARAEEGWAMLPPRSRTAIRIAHRLYAGILDDLETADWDVFAVRASVPAPRKIGLALRERVLPTRPRRRGDRTERGAQS, translated from the coding sequence GTGAGCAGCGGTCGGCCGAGCATGGACGTCGTGTCGACGCGGCGGGGGGTGGGTCCACCGCCCGAGGTCCGCCTCCGGCCGGGCGCCGGCGCCGGAACGGATGCGGCCGGGGGCTATGTCCACCCGCCCCCCTCCGTGGCGTTGGTCGAGCGAGCGCTCGCCCGACGCGGCAGTGGGGTGGGTGAGCGGGTCGATCTGGCGACCAGCTATGCGATGTGTCGGCAGCTGAACGCTGCGCACGGACGCACCTACTTCTTCGCGACCCGCTTCCTCGCTCCGGCGCAACGCCCCCACGTGCATGCGCTGTACGGGTTCGCGCGGTACGCCGACGACCTCGTTGACCACCTGCAACTGTCGTGGACGCCCGAGGAGCGGCGGGTGGCGCTCGAGCGGTGGGGCGAGACCGTCCTCGCCGATCTCGACGCCGGCGACAGCCACGACCCGATCCTCAAGGCGGTCGTCCACACGGTGCGCACCCTCGGCATCGAGCGTGACGAGCTCAGGGCGTTCCTGCACTCCATGGCGATGGACCTCACCGTGACGCGCTACCCGACGTACGCCGACCTGGCCGAGTACATGCATGGGTCCGCGGCGGTCATCGGCTCGATGATGCTTCCGATCCTCGGCCAGCCGCCCTCCCACTACCCGCACCCTCGGGTTCGGGCACGAGCGATGGATCTCGGCGTCGCGTTCCAGCTCACCAACTTCCTGCGCGACGTCGCGGAGGACTGGGAACGCGGCCGGATCTACCTGCCGCTGGAGGACCTCGACCGGTTCGGCGTCGACGAGGAAACGCTCAGCCAGCGACGGACCACCCCCGACCTGCAGCGGCTCGTGGCCTTCGAGGCGGCGCGCACCCGCGAGCTGTACGCCCGGGCCGAGGAGGGCTGGGCGATGCTCCCTCCGCGCAGCCGCACGGCGATCCGCATCGCCCACCGGTTGTACGCGGGGATCCTGGACGATCTCGAGACCGCCGACTGGGACGTCTTCGCCGTCCGAGCAAGCGTCCCGGCGCCCCGTAAGATCGGCCTCGCGTTGCGCGAGCGCGTTCTCCCCACTCGTCCGCGGCGCCGCGGTGACCGAACCGAACGAGGTGCACAATCGTGA
- a CDS encoding secondary thiamine-phosphate synthase enzyme YjbQ — translation MNGNGSAPSAPSQAGAFADGSPATVPSAAAEATSLAGRTPVLARQVLELTTAHSFHVVDVTDQCVELIRASQMQEGTLTVFSPHTTCAVKINEREDCFLEDLRHFMEGLIPRDAYYRHDDFSVRDPATVATTVEEEPINGHAHIKQMLLGSSSEHVPIVAGALALGRWQRIMFIELDQSRPRRIQLTAQGWG, via the coding sequence ATGAACGGGAACGGTTCGGCCCCCTCGGCCCCGAGCCAGGCGGGCGCCTTCGCCGACGGCTCGCCGGCAACCGTTCCGAGTGCCGCGGCCGAGGCGACGTCGCTGGCAGGACGAACCCCGGTCCTCGCACGGCAGGTCCTCGAACTGACGACGGCCCACAGTTTCCACGTCGTGGATGTGACCGACCAGTGCGTCGAGCTGATCCGGGCGAGTCAGATGCAGGAGGGGACCCTCACCGTCTTCAGTCCGCACACGACGTGTGCCGTGAAGATCAACGAGCGCGAGGACTGCTTCCTCGAGGATCTGCGCCACTTCATGGAGGGGCTGATCCCGCGGGACGCCTACTACCGGCACGATGACTTCTCGGTGCGGGATCCGGCGACGGTAGCGACCACGGTCGAGGAAGAGCCGATCAACGGCCATGCCCACATCAAGCAGATGCTGCTGGGCTCGTCGTCCGAGCACGTACCGATCGTCGCGGGCGCGCTGGCCCTCGGCCGCTGGCAGCGAATCATGTTCATCGAGCTCGACCAGTCCCGCCCCCGCCGGATCCAGCTGACCGCACAAGGCTGGGGCTGA
- a CDS encoding acetolactate synthase large subunit produces MEMTGAKAVLKALENEGVEVMFGHPGGAILPAYDPMIDSSIRHMLARHEQGAGHMAEGYAHATGRVGVCMATSGPGGTNLVTALADAYMDSIPVVAITGQVPTGAVGGDAFQEADITGITMPITKHNEMVTDPHRIAGAIREAFHIASTGRPGPVLVDLPKDVLNATFDYEPAERLQLPGYKPTTRGHSKMVREAARLMRSAERPVLYVGGGIVKAGGHEALRELSERLEIPVVTTLMARGAMPDSHPNHLGMPGMHGHWTAVTAMQKSDLLVALGSRFDDRVTGRLDAFAPDARIVHVDIDPAEIGKNRMVDVPIVGDCRVVAEQLLEALDGERAGVDRGPWWETLRTWQTQHPLRREQPEEGPLKPQTAIAAIGERLNAEGGGVVVTGVGQHQMWAAQLIDYEQPRSWINSGGLGTMGFCVPAAIGAKAGRPGDRVVAIDGDGSFQMTLQELATAKTENIPVVFCVINNGSLGMVRQWQELFYDERFSQIDLGFEVPDLTKLADAFGCPGFRCDDPADVAATLDKAFAVTDSPIIVDFRCDITEKVFPMVPAGASNDDIIESAEQWYAQVGGGPAGGAGEPGGEPTRSEIPEHLREGENVV; encoded by the coding sequence ATGGAGATGACCGGCGCGAAAGCGGTTCTGAAGGCCCTCGAGAACGAGGGCGTCGAGGTGATGTTCGGCCATCCGGGCGGGGCGATCCTTCCGGCGTACGACCCGATGATCGACTCGTCGATCCGCCACATGCTCGCGCGCCACGAGCAGGGCGCCGGGCACATGGCCGAGGGGTACGCGCACGCCACCGGACGGGTCGGCGTGTGCATGGCGACCAGCGGCCCGGGTGGCACGAACCTGGTGACCGCCCTCGCCGACGCCTACATGGACTCGATCCCCGTCGTGGCGATCACGGGCCAGGTGCCGACCGGTGCCGTCGGTGGCGACGCCTTCCAGGAGGCGGACATCACCGGCATCACGATGCCGATCACCAAGCACAACGAGATGGTCACCGACCCGCACCGCATCGCCGGCGCCATCCGCGAAGCGTTCCACATCGCCTCCACGGGTCGTCCGGGCCCGGTGCTCGTGGACCTGCCCAAGGACGTCCTCAACGCGACGTTCGACTATGAACCCGCGGAGCGGCTGCAGCTGCCCGGCTACAAGCCGACCACGCGCGGGCACTCGAAGATGGTCCGCGAGGCCGCCCGCCTGATGCGGTCCGCGGAGCGTCCGGTCCTCTACGTCGGTGGTGGGATCGTCAAGGCCGGCGGCCACGAGGCGTTGCGCGAGCTGTCCGAGCGCCTCGAGATCCCCGTCGTGACGACCCTCATGGCACGCGGCGCGATGCCCGACAGCCACCCCAACCATCTCGGCATGCCCGGGATGCACGGCCACTGGACGGCCGTGACGGCGATGCAGAAGTCCGACCTGCTCGTCGCTCTGGGGTCGCGTTTCGACGATCGGGTCACCGGCCGCCTCGACGCGTTCGCCCCGGACGCTCGGATCGTGCACGTGGACATCGATCCGGCCGAGATCGGCAAGAACCGCATGGTGGACGTCCCGATCGTCGGCGATTGTCGCGTGGTGGCCGAGCAGCTGCTGGAGGCGCTCGACGGCGAGCGCGCCGGCGTCGACCGCGGCCCGTGGTGGGAGACCCTGCGCACCTGGCAGACCCAGCACCCGCTGCGCCGCGAGCAACCCGAGGAGGGGCCGCTCAAGCCGCAGACCGCGATCGCGGCGATCGGTGAGCGCCTGAACGCCGAGGGCGGCGGCGTCGTCGTCACCGGCGTCGGCCAGCATCAGATGTGGGCGGCGCAGCTCATCGATTACGAGCAGCCCCGCAGCTGGATCAACTCGGGAGGGCTCGGAACGATGGGCTTCTGCGTGCCGGCGGCGATCGGCGCGAAGGCCGGCCGTCCCGGGGATCGGGTCGTGGCCATCGACGGCGACGGCAGCTTCCAGATGACGCTGCAGGAGCTCGCGACCGCGAAGACCGAGAACATCCCGGTGGTCTTCTGCGTCATCAACAACGGCAGCCTCGGCATGGTCCGGCAGTGGCAGGAACTCTTCTACGACGAGCGGTTCAGCCAGATCGACCTCGGTTTCGAGGTGCCGGACCTCACCAAGCTCGCGGACGCCTTCGGGTGTCCGGGATTCCGTTGCGATGATCCCGCCGACGTCGCCGCGACACTCGACAAGGCCTTCGCGGTCACCGACTCGCCCATCATCGTGGACTTCCGGTGTGACATCACCGAGAAGGTCTTCCCCATGGTGCCGGCCGGCGCGAGCAACGACGACATCATCGAGTCCGCCGAGCAGTGGTACGCCCAGGTCGGCGGCGGGCCCGCCGGCGGTGCCGGGGAACCCGGCGGCGAGCCCACCCGATCCGAGATCCCCGAGCATCTGCGCGAGGGCGAGAACGTCGTCTGA
- a CDS encoding response regulator transcription factor, whose product MSSAFGPAVQDDETGDSTPAVIRVVIAEDHGVVADGIATMLSFEEDLDVLSIVDSGEDLVSAVRTHQPDVALVDINLVGMDGLTAVRTLNRENTPTRAMALTMFTDHDTVTRAVAAGVAGYLPKNVRRQELVQAVRAVAAGKGFLHPDVTRPFLDRVGPISSHSGITPLSEREQEVLEELAKGSSTREIASELGLGDETVKSHLSRIYQKLRAQDRVQAVVIAMRHGLVQ is encoded by the coding sequence GTGAGCAGTGCGTTCGGCCCCGCCGTCCAGGACGACGAGACCGGCGACTCGACGCCCGCGGTGATCCGGGTCGTGATCGCCGAGGACCACGGCGTCGTTGCCGACGGGATCGCGACGATGTTGTCCTTCGAGGAGGACCTCGACGTGCTGAGCATCGTCGACTCGGGCGAGGACCTCGTCTCGGCGGTGCGCACCCACCAGCCCGATGTCGCGCTGGTGGACATCAACCTCGTGGGCATGGACGGGCTGACCGCCGTGCGAACGCTCAACCGCGAGAACACCCCGACGCGCGCGATGGCGCTCACGATGTTCACCGATCACGACACCGTCACGCGCGCCGTGGCGGCCGGTGTGGCCGGTTACCTCCCCAAGAACGTGCGGCGGCAGGAGCTCGTGCAGGCGGTCCGCGCGGTCGCGGCCGGCAAGGGTTTCCTGCACCCGGACGTCACTCGACCCTTCCTCGACCGGGTCGGGCCGATCTCCTCGCACTCGGGGATCACGCCGCTGTCGGAACGGGAGCAGGAAGTGCTCGAGGAACTCGCCAAGGGCAGCTCCACCCGCGAGATCGCGAGCGAGCTCGGGCTGGGTGACGAGACCGTCAAGTCCCACCTGTCCCGGATCTATCAGAAGCTCCGCGCGCAGGACCGTGTGCAAGCGGTCGTGATCGCGATGCGTCACGGCCTCGTCCAGTAG
- the fni gene encoding type 2 isopentenyl-diphosphate Delta-isomerase — MSDVPGAAAEPPNEPGEPPNEPGEDNTARKADHLRIALGDHAGFVGLTTGFEQLRVRARALPERDLDEVDLSTELWGHHLTWPLLISCMTGGTTEAGPVNRALAVAAQRHGVAVGLGSGRVLLEDHARDEGFMVREAAPDVPILANLGAAQLAEYGPDACEWLVSRCAADALVIHLNPLQEAVQPGGDTGFSGLTARIDGLARELSVPVVVKEVGFGLAPEDIELLAGSGVAGIDVAGAGGTNWARIEGQREDEAGAVAAAFTDWGWPTTESVRVAHEILGPRRLRTVYLIASGGVRDGVDALKALCLGADLVGVARGLLSAAVEGPEAADRAVGVIARQLQVAAWAAGAGRVDDLESHLLR; from the coding sequence ATGAGTGACGTCCCGGGTGCGGCAGCCGAACCCCCCAACGAGCCCGGAGAACCCCCCAACGAGCCCGGAGAAGACAACACGGCCCGCAAGGCCGATCACTTGCGGATCGCCCTGGGCGACCACGCGGGGTTCGTGGGTCTCACGACGGGTTTCGAGCAGTTGCGGGTACGTGCCCGCGCCCTGCCCGAACGCGATCTCGACGAGGTCGACCTCTCGACCGAGCTCTGGGGCCACCACCTGACCTGGCCGCTGCTGATCTCCTGCATGACGGGCGGCACGACCGAGGCCGGCCCCGTGAACCGCGCCTTGGCGGTGGCGGCACAGCGGCACGGGGTGGCGGTGGGGCTCGGGTCCGGCCGAGTGCTGCTCGAGGATCACGCGCGTGACGAGGGCTTCATGGTGCGGGAGGCGGCGCCCGACGTCCCGATCCTCGCGAACCTCGGTGCGGCGCAGCTCGCCGAGTACGGTCCGGACGCGTGCGAGTGGCTGGTGAGCCGGTGCGCGGCAGACGCGCTCGTGATCCACCTGAATCCGCTCCAGGAGGCCGTGCAGCCCGGTGGGGACACGGGTTTCAGCGGGCTCACCGCACGCATCGACGGCCTGGCCAGGGAGCTGTCCGTTCCCGTGGTGGTGAAGGAGGTCGGCTTCGGTCTCGCTCCCGAGGACATCGAGCTCCTCGCGGGAAGCGGCGTCGCGGGGATCGATGTCGCGGGGGCGGGCGGCACGAACTGGGCCCGCATCGAAGGGCAGAGGGAGGACGAGGCCGGTGCGGTCGCGGCCGCCTTCACCGACTGGGGCTGGCCGACCACCGAATCCGTGCGTGTAGCGCACGAGATCCTCGGACCGAGAAGATTACGGACCGTATATCTCATCGCCTCGGGTGGTGTCCGTGATGGTGTCGACGCACTCAAGGCCCTGTGCCTCGGGGCGGACCTCGTCGGCGTGGCTCGCGGGCTGCTCTCGGCTGCGGTTGAGGGTCCCGAGGCGGCCGACCGTGCGGTCGGTGTCATCGCTCGACAGCTTCAAGTCGCGGCATGGGCAGCCGGTGCCGGCCGCGTGGACGATCTCGAGAGTCACCTCCTCCGCTGA
- the ilvC gene encoding ketol-acid reductoisomerase has translation MATLYYDDDADLTRIQQRTVAVLGYGSQGHAHARNLAESGVPVVVGLPEGSRSRERAREAGLEVASTREAAERGDVVVVLLPDTVQPEVFERDVRPGLAPGNALVFGHGFNIHYNQIVPPADVNVFMIAPKGPGHIVRRTYTEGTGVPALLAVHQDPTGDTHELGRAYARALGATRAGLIETTFAEETETDLFGEQAVLCGGVSSLVEKAFETLTEAGYQPEVAYFEVLHELKLIVDLFYEGGLSRMRYSVSDTAEFGDYHSGPYIVDGTVKERMREALTAIQDGSFARTWILENQAGQPGFQAMRRRHAEHPIEEVGRGLRGMMPFLPQPGED, from the coding sequence ATGGCCACGCTGTACTACGACGACGACGCCGACCTGACTCGGATCCAGCAGAGGACCGTCGCGGTTCTCGGCTACGGCTCCCAGGGGCACGCCCATGCCCGCAACCTGGCCGAGTCCGGGGTGCCGGTCGTCGTGGGTCTCCCCGAGGGCTCCCGCAGTCGCGAGCGGGCCCGCGAGGCGGGGCTGGAGGTCGCGTCGACGCGTGAGGCCGCGGAGCGCGGGGACGTGGTGGTCGTCCTCCTGCCCGACACCGTCCAGCCGGAGGTCTTCGAACGCGATGTGCGCCCGGGGCTCGCACCGGGCAACGCGCTCGTCTTCGGGCACGGCTTCAACATCCACTACAACCAGATCGTGCCCCCGGCGGACGTGAACGTGTTCATGATCGCGCCGAAAGGCCCGGGGCACATCGTGCGTCGCACCTACACCGAGGGGACGGGCGTTCCGGCGCTCCTGGCCGTGCACCAGGACCCGACGGGGGACACCCACGAGCTCGGCCGAGCGTACGCGAGGGCACTCGGTGCGACGCGGGCCGGGCTGATCGAGACGACCTTCGCCGAGGAGACCGAGACCGACCTCTTCGGCGAGCAGGCGGTCCTGTGTGGGGGCGTCTCGAGCCTCGTGGAGAAGGCGTTCGAGACGCTCACCGAGGCCGGCTATCAGCCCGAGGTGGCCTACTTCGAGGTGCTGCACGAGCTGAAGCTCATCGTGGACCTCTTCTACGAGGGAGGGCTGTCCCGGATGCGGTACTCGGTGTCGGACACCGCCGAGTTCGGCGACTACCACTCGGGCCCCTACATCGTCGACGGGACCGTCAAGGAGCGCATGCGCGAGGCGCTCACCGCGATCCAGGACGGCTCGTTCGCGCGCACGTGGATCCTCGAGAACCAGGCGGGCCAACCCGGGTTCCAGGCGATGCGCCGCCGGCACGCGGAGCACCCGATCGAGGAGGTCGGCCGCGGGTTGCGCGGCATGATGCCGTTCCTGCCGCAGCCCGGCGAGGACTGA
- a CDS encoding carbohydrate kinase family protein: MTTVGASDPSHGVGGPRVIVVGDVVTDVLAQLAEPIATGSDASATIRSAGGGAAANVAAWLAVAGADPVLVARVGNDEAGEARRRSLEQLGVTCAFATDPDHPTGTIVVLVEPGGERSMLADRGANLHLAPADVGSADIASAAHLHLSGYALLAEGPRAAGLAALREARDAGVPTSVDPASATPLRHLGPGRFLDWTEGCDLCLPNLDELEALSGTRDPVDGARALTEVYRQVVVTLGGGGAHWTDGQRSRRIEAQPSEAVDTTGAGDAFAAGLIAARLSGRPDDPGDDGLDAAVRLAARAVSRPGAQPPGRRGP; encoded by the coding sequence ATGACGACGGTCGGGGCATCGGACCCGTCGCACGGCGTCGGGGGGCCACGCGTGATCGTCGTCGGCGACGTCGTCACCGACGTGCTGGCACAGCTCGCCGAGCCGATCGCGACCGGCAGCGACGCGAGCGCCACGATCCGCTCGGCCGGCGGTGGCGCCGCCGCCAACGTCGCGGCCTGGCTGGCCGTGGCGGGAGCCGACCCGGTCCTCGTGGCCCGAGTCGGCAACGACGAGGCCGGGGAGGCGCGGAGGCGTTCGCTCGAGCAACTGGGGGTGACGTGCGCCTTCGCGACGGACCCGGATCACCCCACCGGAACGATCGTCGTCCTGGTCGAACCCGGCGGGGAGCGCAGCATGCTGGCCGACCGCGGGGCGAACCTGCACCTGGCTCCCGCGGACGTGGGGTCCGCCGACATCGCCTCCGCGGCTCACCTCCACCTCTCGGGTTACGCGCTCCTCGCCGAGGGGCCCCGAGCGGCGGGCCTGGCAGCGCTACGCGAGGCCCGCGACGCGGGAGTCCCGACCTCGGTCGATCCCGCGTCCGCCACGCCGTTACGTCATCTCGGGCCCGGGCGGTTCCTCGATTGGACCGAGGGCTGCGATCTCTGCCTTCCCAACCTCGACGAGCTCGAGGCCCTGAGCGGGACTCGGGACCCGGTCGACGGGGCCCGCGCGCTCACGGAGGTCTACCGCCAGGTGGTCGTGACCCTCGGCGGCGGGGGCGCGCACTGGACCGACGGGCAACGGTCCCGGCGGATCGAGGCCCAGCCCTCCGAGGCCGTCGACACGACCGGTGCCGGCGACGCCTTCGCCGCCGGATTGATCGCGGCACGGTTGAGCGGGAGGCCGGACGACCCCGGTGACGACGGGCTCGACGCGGCGGTGCGCCTGGCTGCGCGTGCCGTGAGCCGGCCCGGGGCCCAGCCTCCGGGGCGTCGCGGTCCGTAG
- a CDS encoding sensor histidine kinase: protein MAASLVGAVPLAVETLRAEPGVVWQAVFWTVFVAAANLLRIPMLPRSGVDVSLGAPVAIAGAVLLPPFVAALVGFLGFTNQREFKERPSSWMILYNRAQVGLSLGITALVVSFVQSWFATPVLSLAGGVVAGTITYNSVNTALVALALALLRRLTPSDAARDAASPFPRFFTNFAVASLLSALIVLAYEQVGVLAVLLLSVPLWLGYDALRAARESEDRAEELADRVRELETLNELSRQLLTARTPDEVIREASAGLNHALATDSIEVRRDGNVAEHLDVLKIPECEPAAIGIPHDLSEKSTAMVEAAAGLAGLSLQRLELEEELAEMEKARRRLSEQILEEGQSERSRIALSIHDEVLPYLAAAEMQADNVRTILETPDPQRAAELVDATGSAVRSGITQLREVLEVLRKQVLTPGDLRPSMERLLKELELGEGVTTRLDAPDPLPPLPLAVEILALETVRGCLANIARHAQAEHATIRIDADADRIIVDVLDDGVGFAPEDVDDARHGLQLMTQRVELARGRFDVSSAPGRGTHVRLEVPL from the coding sequence ATGGCGGCATCGCTGGTCGGAGCTGTCCCGCTGGCGGTGGAGACCCTCCGTGCCGAGCCCGGAGTGGTCTGGCAAGCCGTCTTCTGGACGGTCTTCGTCGCGGCCGCGAACTTGCTTCGCATCCCGATGCTTCCCCGGTCCGGTGTCGATGTCAGCCTCGGTGCGCCGGTGGCGATCGCCGGCGCCGTGTTGCTTCCCCCGTTCGTCGCCGCGCTGGTCGGGTTTCTCGGTTTCACCAATCAGCGCGAGTTCAAGGAACGGCCGTCCTCCTGGATGATCCTGTACAACCGTGCGCAGGTCGGCCTGAGTCTGGGCATCACTGCGCTGGTCGTGAGCTTCGTCCAGTCGTGGTTCGCGACTCCGGTGCTGAGTCTCGCGGGCGGGGTCGTGGCGGGGACGATCACCTACAACTCCGTGAACACGGCGCTCGTTGCCCTCGCCTTGGCCCTTCTTCGGCGGCTGACACCCTCGGATGCGGCACGTGATGCCGCCTCACCGTTCCCTCGATTCTTCACGAACTTCGCGGTCGCCTCTCTGCTCTCGGCCCTGATCGTTCTTGCCTATGAGCAGGTTGGCGTACTCGCTGTCTTGCTCCTGAGTGTTCCGCTGTGGTTGGGCTACGACGCCCTTCGCGCCGCACGCGAGAGCGAGGACCGCGCAGAAGAGCTCGCCGATCGGGTTCGCGAGCTGGAGACCCTCAACGAACTGAGTCGCCAGCTGTTGACTGCTCGCACGCCGGACGAGGTGATCCGAGAGGCGAGTGCGGGCCTGAACCACGCGCTGGCGACGGACTCCATCGAGGTGCGCCGGGACGGGAACGTGGCCGAGCACCTCGACGTCCTCAAGATCCCCGAGTGCGAGCCGGCAGCCATCGGCATCCCCCACGATCTCTCGGAGAAGTCCACCGCGATGGTCGAGGCCGCCGCAGGTCTGGCCGGCCTCTCCCTGCAGCGCCTCGAGCTCGAGGAGGAGCTGGCCGAGATGGAGAAGGCTCGTCGGCGCCTCTCCGAGCAGATCCTCGAGGAAGGTCAGTCCGAGCGGAGCCGAATCGCCTTGTCGATCCACGACGAGGTGCTGCCCTACCTCGCAGCGGCCGAGATGCAGGCCGACAACGTTCGCACGATCCTCGAGACGCCCGATCCCCAGCGAGCGGCCGAGCTGGTCGACGCGACCGGTTCGGCGGTCCGCTCGGGCATCACGCAGCTCCGGGAGGTCCTCGAGGTCCTCCGCAAGCAGGTGCTGACCCCCGGGGACCTGCGACCGAGCATGGAGCGGCTGCTCAAGGAGCTGGAACTGGGGGAGGGCGTCACGACCCGCCTCGACGCGCCGGATCCGCTCCCGCCCTTGCCGCTCGCGGTCGAGATCCTTGCGCTCGAAACGGTCCGGGGATGCCTCGCGAACATCGCCCGGCACGCGCAGGCCGAGCATGCGACGATCCGCATTGATGCGGATGCTGACCGTATTATCGTCGATGTGCTCGACGATGGTGTTGGCTTCGCTCCCGAGGACGTAGATGATGCGCGGCACGGACTCCAGCTCATGACCCAACGGGTGGAGCTGGCGCGCGGTCGCTTCGATGTCAGCAGCGCCCCTGGTCGGGGGACGCACGTCCGTTTGGAGGTCCCCCTGTGA